Proteins encoded within one genomic window of Bdellovibrio bacteriovorus:
- a CDS encoding dihydrofolate reductase family protein, which translates to MRKIIGGVFQSLDGVMQAPGGPNEDPMGGFKYGGWSTTFWDERMNAAMGAVFDKPFDLLLGRRTYDIFAAHWGYLGEIDPIAASFTKCQKYVLTHGNQSLEWKNSHRVASIEDLKKIKGSEGPDLLIQGSSTLYPSLFAENLIDRLFVMTFPVVLGKGKRLFGEGTPGGRMKMVQSDISSTGVIIATYEPDGKVPTGDFGLSEPSPAELQRRDKIKKGQW; encoded by the coding sequence ATGCGTAAAATAATTGGTGGCGTTTTTCAATCTCTCGATGGTGTTATGCAAGCTCCTGGGGGTCCTAACGAAGACCCTATGGGTGGGTTTAAATACGGCGGGTGGTCCACAACATTTTGGGATGAACGCATGAACGCCGCTATGGGCGCGGTCTTTGACAAGCCCTTTGATCTTTTGCTGGGGCGTCGTACCTATGATATTTTTGCTGCCCACTGGGGATACCTGGGTGAAATTGATCCGATCGCAGCTTCTTTCACGAAGTGCCAGAAATACGTATTAACTCATGGAAACCAATCTTTAGAGTGGAAGAATTCTCATCGCGTTGCCAGTATTGAGGATCTTAAAAAGATTAAGGGCAGCGAGGGACCGGATCTGCTGATTCAAGGAAGCTCGACACTTTACCCGTCTCTTTTCGCAGAAAATTTAATTGATCGACTTTTCGTGATGACCTTCCCCGTGGTTCTTGGAAAAGGAAAACGCCTTTTTGGAGAGGGAACTCCGGGTGGACGAATGAAGATGGTGCAAAGTGATATCTCTTCAACAGGTGTCATCATTGCCACTTACGAACCTGATGGTAAAGTTCCAACAGGTGATTTCGGTCTTTCGGAGCCAAGCCCCGCTGAACTTCAACGAAGAGACAAAATTAAAAAAGGTCAGTGGTAA
- a CDS encoding AbgT family transporter: MSTDVQAADNKLLNRILLKVEKAGNALPQPALMFLLLAFLVVIVSAILASMGVEATNPVTKAVIKPVNLLSVGGLHIILTDMVKNFTGFAPLGTVLVAMLGFSLAEKSGLLSSILRLVVTKSPRALLIPAILLAGILSHTAGDIGYVLLIPLAAMVFHSVGMHPLAGLAICFAGVSGGFAANFIISSIDPLLAGLSQEAARVMDPNYVVTPVVNWYFMSASSLLIIVVGTIIGKKITIPYLGNYQGDAPSAGPTDLNAYERRGLLYAGIVFAILLIALLLGTVPANGFLRNPENGSVLDSPFLKGTIAIIFVFGILTGLAYGFGAKTFKNQNDITNALQDSMATMAPYLVMVFFASQFIALFAASNVGLILAVNGSELLKSMGLSAIPLMIGFIILICILDIFIGSASAKWALTAPVFVPMFMLLGLSPELTQASYRVADSVVNIISPLMPYFPLILAFANKYDPKARVGTLIALMIPYSIAFLITWSIMLFIWIGFDLPLGPGAHLKYIIPGQ, from the coding sequence ATGAGTACAGATGTTCAGGCCGCAGACAATAAGCTGTTGAATCGAATTCTTTTAAAAGTTGAAAAAGCCGGGAATGCATTGCCACAACCCGCTTTGATGTTTTTACTTTTGGCGTTCCTCGTCGTCATAGTTTCGGCCATTCTCGCTTCTATGGGAGTCGAGGCGACAAATCCCGTAACTAAAGCCGTCATCAAACCAGTCAATCTTCTATCCGTGGGCGGATTGCACATCATTCTTACTGATATGGTAAAAAACTTCACAGGCTTTGCGCCATTGGGAACGGTTTTGGTGGCAATGCTTGGTTTTAGTTTAGCCGAAAAAAGCGGGCTTTTAAGCTCGATCCTTCGCCTGGTTGTGACTAAATCTCCGCGAGCTCTTTTGATTCCAGCGATTTTGCTTGCAGGCATTCTTTCGCACACTGCAGGTGATATCGGATATGTTCTTTTAATCCCTCTAGCCGCAATGGTGTTTCACAGCGTAGGCATGCATCCTTTGGCAGGTTTGGCGATTTGTTTCGCCGGAGTTTCCGGAGGCTTTGCCGCAAACTTTATTATTAGCTCGATCGATCCCTTGTTAGCAGGCCTTTCGCAAGAAGCAGCTCGCGTGATGGACCCGAACTATGTGGTGACTCCCGTTGTGAACTGGTACTTCATGTCGGCATCCTCGTTGTTAATCATTGTGGTCGGCACCATCATCGGAAAGAAAATCACCATTCCTTATCTGGGAAATTATCAAGGAGACGCTCCGAGCGCAGGCCCCACGGACCTTAATGCCTACGAGCGCCGCGGTCTTTTGTATGCAGGAATCGTCTTTGCCATTTTATTGATCGCTTTGCTGTTAGGAACAGTTCCAGCCAATGGATTTTTAAGAAATCCAGAGAATGGCTCCGTATTGGATTCTCCGTTCCTAAAGGGCACCATCGCGATCATCTTTGTCTTCGGTATCTTAACCGGCCTTGCTTACGGTTTTGGAGCGAAGACATTTAAAAACCAGAACGACATTACGAACGCCCTTCAAGATTCGATGGCGACAATGGCGCCTTATCTTGTCATGGTGTTTTTTGCGTCTCAGTTTATCGCGTTGTTTGCGGCTTCCAATGTCGGACTTATTTTAGCGGTCAACGGATCAGAACTCCTAAAATCCATGGGTCTTTCAGCGATTCCGTTGATGATTGGGTTTATTATTCTTATTTGCATCTTAGATATCTTTATCGGAAGTGCTTCAGCGAAATGGGCCTTAACGGCCCCCGTGTTTGTTCCAATGTTCATGCTTTTAGGTTTGTCACCAGAGCTCACACAGGCTTCTTATCGTGTGGCAGATTCCGTAGTAAATATTATTTCACCACTGATGCCGTACTTCCCTTTGATTCTAGCATTTGCGAATAAGTATGATCCTAAGGCCCGCGTCGGTACGTTGATCGCGTTGATGATTCCGTATTCTATCGCATTCTTAATCACTTGGTCGATCATGCTCTTTATTTGGATTGGCTTTGATTTACCGCTCGGGCCTGGGGCTCATTTAAAATATATTATTCCAGGTCAATAG
- the katG gene encoding catalase/peroxidase HPI, which produces MSEPRSESENPAISPPQPKKVARPRNNRDWWPNQLDLSVLHQHSPRANPMEGTFKYSEEFKKLDVEALKQDVIQLMTNSQEWWPADFGHYGPLFIRMSWHAAGTYRIEDGRGGGGDGAQRFAPLNSWPDNANLDKARRLLWPIKKKYGRKISWADLLVFAGNCALESMGFKTFGFAFGREDVWEPVEVFWGPEDTWLGDERYSGDRELANPFGAVQMGLIYVNPEGPNGKPDPKSSARDIRETFARMAMNDEETVALIAGGHTFGKTHGAAKPDHVGPEPEGCPFHAQGLGWKNSYKTGKGSHTITSGLEGMWTTQPTKWSHDFFNHLYNYDWELAKSPAGAHQWKPKNKEAKDTVPDPHDPKVRHSPTMLTSDLALKIDPTYDKISKRFHQNPQEFADAFAKAWFKLLHRDMGPRSRYWGPWIPPAQLWQDPIPDVDHKLIDETDIKSLKEKILSSGLSTSRLIATAWAAASSFRGTDKRGGANGGRLRLSPQKNWEVNEPGELNKALQTLEKIQNDFNKSQTSGKKISMADLIILGGCAAIEDAARKAGHNITVPFFPGRMDASQDQTDEQSFAVLEPKADGFRNYVRDGSKLSPETLLLDRANLLNLTAPEMTVLIGGLRSLDINHKGSRHGVLTERPGTLSNDFFTNLLDMNIEWSEPSKAGVYEGKDKSGKTKWTATAVDLVFGAHSQLRALAEVYAADDAKEKFVRDFVSAWHKVMNLDRYDLPERR; this is translated from the coding sequence ATGTCTGAACCACGCAGTGAAAGTGAAAATCCCGCTATATCGCCACCGCAGCCCAAGAAAGTGGCTCGTCCTAGAAATAATCGTGATTGGTGGCCGAACCAACTAGATCTTTCAGTTCTTCATCAGCATTCTCCGCGCGCCAATCCCATGGAAGGCACCTTCAAATATTCTGAAGAGTTTAAAAAATTAGATGTTGAAGCCTTAAAACAAGATGTCATTCAGCTTATGACGAACTCTCAAGAGTGGTGGCCCGCCGACTTTGGGCACTATGGACCCTTATTCATCCGCATGAGCTGGCATGCTGCGGGAACTTATCGTATCGAAGACGGTCGTGGTGGCGGCGGCGATGGAGCGCAACGTTTCGCTCCGCTAAATAGCTGGCCCGACAATGCAAATTTAGATAAGGCTCGTCGTCTTCTATGGCCAATTAAGAAAAAATATGGTCGTAAAATTTCCTGGGCAGATCTTTTAGTTTTTGCAGGGAACTGCGCTTTAGAATCCATGGGTTTTAAAACTTTCGGTTTTGCTTTTGGTCGCGAAGACGTGTGGGAGCCGGTGGAAGTTTTCTGGGGACCAGAAGACACATGGCTGGGCGATGAACGCTATAGCGGAGATCGCGAGTTGGCAAATCCCTTTGGTGCCGTTCAAATGGGGCTGATCTACGTAAATCCCGAGGGACCGAATGGAAAACCGGATCCAAAATCTTCCGCACGCGACATCAGAGAAACCTTCGCGCGCATGGCAATGAATGATGAAGAGACCGTGGCTCTTATTGCCGGAGGTCACACTTTCGGAAAAACCCACGGCGCCGCCAAACCCGATCATGTCGGACCAGAGCCTGAAGGATGCCCCTTTCATGCACAAGGTTTAGGATGGAAGAACTCTTACAAAACCGGTAAAGGTTCGCACACAATCACGAGTGGTCTTGAAGGCATGTGGACGACACAGCCAACAAAGTGGTCTCATGATTTCTTTAATCATCTTTACAATTATGACTGGGAATTAGCGAAGAGCCCGGCAGGGGCCCATCAATGGAAACCTAAGAATAAAGAGGCTAAGGACACAGTTCCTGATCCACACGATCCTAAAGTACGTCATTCGCCCACGATGTTGACGAGTGATTTGGCGTTAAAGATAGATCCTACTTACGACAAGATTTCCAAACGCTTTCATCAGAACCCTCAAGAGTTCGCCGATGCTTTTGCAAAAGCGTGGTTCAAACTTCTTCATCGCGACATGGGTCCTCGCTCGCGCTATTGGGGTCCTTGGATTCCACCGGCGCAGCTGTGGCAGGATCCCATCCCGGATGTCGATCATAAACTTATCGATGAAACCGATATCAAATCGTTGAAAGAAAAAATACTTTCTTCGGGCCTTAGCACTTCTCGTTTGATCGCAACGGCGTGGGCTGCAGCTTCGTCGTTTCGAGGCACAGACAAGCGGGGAGGAGCTAACGGAGGTCGTCTTCGTTTGTCTCCTCAAAAGAACTGGGAAGTGAATGAACCTGGTGAATTAAATAAAGCCCTTCAGACACTCGAAAAGATACAAAATGATTTTAATAAATCACAAACCAGTGGAAAAAAGATCTCGATGGCGGATTTAATCATATTAGGTGGATGTGCTGCCATTGAAGATGCGGCAAGAAAAGCGGGGCACAATATCACCGTGCCATTCTTTCCGGGCCGTATGGATGCTTCTCAAGATCAAACAGATGAACAGTCCTTCGCCGTGCTTGAGCCTAAAGCCGATGGCTTTAGAAATTATGTTCGCGATGGTTCAAAGCTTTCCCCCGAGACGTTGTTACTGGATAGAGCGAATCTGCTAAATCTCACGGCTCCTGAAATGACCGTTCTTATTGGTGGACTCCGTTCATTGGACATCAATCACAAGGGTAGCCGTCACGGAGTTCTTACAGAGCGTCCTGGAACTTTAAGCAATGACTTCTTCACCAATCTTCTTGATATGAATATTGAGTGGAGTGAGCCATCAAAAGCGGGCGTTTATGAAGGAAAAGATAAATCGGGAAAAACCAAATGGACCGCGACAGCTGTCGACTTGGTTTTTGGTGCACACTCTCAACTGAGAGCGCTCGCTGAAGTTTATGCAGCAGACGATGCTAAAGAAAAGTTCGTTCGTGACTTCGTGTCGGCATGGCACAAGGTGATGAATTTAGATCGTTACGACTTGCCTGAAAGAAGATAA
- a CDS encoding YciI family protein: MKFVLLIYQGSAPLPGSEKWNALSKEEQKAIYTDYAEFNKTPGLVSGLPLGLPTAAKTVKIRNGQIETKSGTYMPEGAGGYCILEANSMEEAIAVASRIPAARLGGAIEVRPAEQYW; encoded by the coding sequence ATGAAATTTGTATTATTAATTTATCAAGGGTCTGCACCACTTCCAGGATCTGAAAAATGGAATGCATTATCCAAAGAGGAGCAGAAAGCTATTTACACCGATTATGCAGAATTTAATAAAACGCCAGGTCTTGTATCGGGACTTCCCTTGGGCCTTCCGACCGCGGCGAAAACTGTGAAGATTCGCAACGGCCAAATCGAAACCAAAAGTGGGACCTATATGCCTGAAGGTGCTGGAGGGTACTGCATTTTAGAAGCGAACAGTATGGAAGAGGCAATAGCAGTGGCTTCTCGCATTCCTGCCGCTCGTCTTGGAGGAGCCATTGAGGTTCGTCCCGCTGAGCAATATTGGTAA
- a CDS encoding sigma-70 family RNA polymerase sigma factor — translation MDKKDWLTKNFEETRTHLKAVAYKMLGSAGDAEDAVQEAWIRLNHSESEKIENLNGWLTTVVARVCLDMLRSRKSRREDTLDHEESKMSLQDPENMEAKFLIADSVGPALLVVLDHLTPSERIAFVLHDLFEVPFEDIAPIIDRTEEATRQLASRARRRIRGASHSQKDLDRQQEVVAAFLAASREGNFEALLRVLHPDAILRADETAIKVAEMNKSRGAPQFKKEIKGAAEVANTLKGKASEARLALVNGLPGLTWAPGGKPIVAFCFSVEAGKISAIDIVMDKNKLTDIEVQIIEAGE, via the coding sequence ATGGATAAAAAAGATTGGCTTACAAAAAATTTCGAAGAGACACGCACGCATTTAAAGGCCGTGGCCTATAAAATGTTGGGCTCTGCCGGAGACGCCGAGGATGCCGTTCAAGAGGCGTGGATCCGCCTTAATCATTCTGAATCCGAAAAGATCGAAAACTTGAACGGCTGGTTAACAACGGTTGTCGCCAGGGTTTGTTTGGATATGCTTCGCTCTCGTAAATCGCGTCGTGAAGATACTCTTGATCATGAAGAATCGAAGATGTCGCTTCAAGATCCAGAAAATATGGAAGCGAAATTTTTAATCGCAGACTCGGTCGGGCCTGCTTTGTTAGTCGTGTTAGATCATCTAACGCCGAGTGAAAGAATTGCTTTTGTTCTTCACGATCTTTTCGAGGTTCCCTTTGAAGACATAGCGCCGATCATTGATCGTACAGAAGAAGCGACAAGACAGCTTGCTAGCCGTGCGCGCCGTCGCATTCGCGGCGCCAGTCATTCGCAAAAAGATCTTGATCGGCAGCAAGAAGTTGTTGCTGCCTTCTTAGCTGCTTCTCGCGAAGGAAATTTCGAAGCCCTGCTGCGTGTTCTTCATCCAGATGCGATCCTTCGCGCGGATGAAACGGCAATTAAAGTCGCTGAGATGAATAAATCTCGCGGAGCACCCCAATTCAAAAAAGAAATCAAAGGCGCTGCGGAAGTTGCAAATACTCTTAAAGGCAAGGCTTCAGAAGCGCGCTTGGCCTTGGTCAATGGCCTTCCGGGTCTTACATGGGCACCGGGTGGAAAACCTATCGTGGCCTTTTGTTTCTCTGTCGAGGCCGGAAAAATTTCCGCCATCGACATTGTTATGGATAAAAATAAGCTTACCGATATTGAAGTTCAAATCATCGAAGCAGGAGAATAA
- a CDS encoding DoxX family protein, which produces MSIFLWVLQFALAFHTLIGAVWKFSNTAEATMPTLGAIPQGVWMGLAVLEILLGLCLILPLFKRDMAKAAPIAAGLIAAEMLVFCALHLFSGSTEYGPMIYWLVVAALCGFIAYGRLVLKPIK; this is translated from the coding sequence ATGAGCATTTTTTTATGGGTCCTTCAGTTTGCCCTGGCATTTCATACACTCATTGGTGCGGTTTGGAAGTTTTCAAACACCGCTGAAGCAACAATGCCGACTCTGGGCGCGATTCCTCAAGGCGTCTGGATGGGGCTTGCGGTTTTGGAAATTCTTCTGGGATTGTGTTTGATACTGCCGCTCTTCAAAAGAGATATGGCGAAAGCCGCACCTATAGCCGCGGGACTAATCGCGGCAGAAATGTTGGTGTTCTGCGCCCTTCATTTATTTTCTGGCAGTACGGAGTACGGCCCGATGATTTATTGGCTAGTAGTCGCGGCGCTTTGTGGATTTATTGCTTACGGCCGCCTGGTATTAAAACCGATTAAATAA
- a CDS encoding PepSY domain-containing protein, translating to MRLAILVTTAVLGFSLPTLAEKVSEGKMKESLSKLVPESKVVKQDGDEFEVSTPKQTIVEVEFNRDGTVEEASGDAAVAGDVFTPGNNMITLQQAVDSLKKAGKNPKGDWSYKKSFTNGWVYEFEGVENGNDMEYAVSAKDGKIVKDNRDLL from the coding sequence ATGCGTTTAGCAATTCTTGTGACTACTGCCGTTTTAGGATTCTCTCTTCCTACTCTTGCCGAAAAAGTTTCCGAAGGAAAAATGAAAGAGAGCTTAAGCAAGCTTGTACCGGAATCCAAAGTCGTAAAACAAGACGGAGATGAATTCGAAGTGTCTACGCCGAAACAAACCATTGTGGAAGTGGAATTCAATCGTGATGGCACTGTGGAAGAAGCTTCCGGAGATGCTGCCGTTGCCGGTGACGTATTCACTCCAGGCAATAACATGATCACTTTGCAGCAAGCCGTGGATTCATTGAAGAAAGCTGGTAAAAATCCTAAAGGCGACTGGTCTTATAAGAAGTCATTCACGAACGGTTGGGTTTATGAATTTGAAGGCGTTGAAAATGGCAATGACATGGAATATGCCGTCAGCGCCAAGGACGGTAAGATCGTTAAAGACAATCGCGATCTACTATAG
- a CDS encoding nuclear transport factor 2 family protein: MNLKNVLCISSVLIFSVTAFAAKTQDAQKKEEANKKVVTEFYELAFNKHKPTEAAKKYIGDKYIQHNPHVPNGAAAFYNYFEGYFKENPKSHVKIYRAIADGDLVALHLHSKKDEKDLGRAIVDIFRVENGKIVEHFDVVQPVPAETANGNTMFEGSKAD, from the coding sequence ATGAATCTAAAAAACGTCCTTTGCATCTCCTCCGTCCTAATCTTTTCCGTCACGGCCTTCGCGGCCAAAACTCAAGACGCTCAAAAGAAGGAAGAGGCGAATAAAAAAGTAGTCACAGAATTCTACGAGCTTGCTTTTAACAAGCACAAGCCCACAGAAGCCGCGAAAAAGTATATCGGTGACAAATACATTCAGCACAATCCGCATGTTCCGAATGGTGCTGCCGCCTTCTACAATTACTTTGAAGGCTATTTTAAAGAAAATCCGAAATCTCACGTAAAAATCTATCGCGCTATTGCCGACGGCGACTTGGTCGCACTTCATCTTCATTCAAAGAAAGATGAAAAAGATCTGGGCCGAGCGATTGTGGATATTTTCAGAGTCGAAAACGGAAAGATCGTTGAACACTTCGATGTCGTTCAACCTGTTCCTGCGGAAACGGCTAACGGAAATACAATGTTTGAAGGTTCAAAAGCAGACTAA
- a CDS encoding DUF1801 domain-containing protein, translating into MAKKISKASKKVAKKVIRKKTAENKKTASKATSQKSSKVKLLSGGNPQIAKADGDAPIQAYIAAMPGWKSNVGKTIDKVITKALPNVQKAVKWNSPFYGVEGKGWIINVHCFTKYVKITFFAGGLLKPKPPGTSKYEKIRHLNILETDKIDEKQLADWVKQASKVEGWIP; encoded by the coding sequence ATGGCAAAAAAGATTTCTAAAGCATCTAAGAAAGTAGCAAAGAAAGTTATTCGCAAAAAAACGGCCGAGAATAAAAAGACGGCTTCCAAAGCCACTTCTCAAAAGTCTTCTAAGGTGAAGTTGTTGTCTGGAGGAAATCCTCAAATAGCAAAAGCCGACGGAGACGCTCCCATTCAAGCTTACATCGCCGCGATGCCCGGCTGGAAAAGCAACGTCGGTAAGACCATTGATAAGGTCATCACAAAAGCTCTGCCGAATGTGCAAAAAGCCGTGAAGTGGAACTCCCCCTTTTACGGAGTCGAAGGAAAGGGCTGGATCATCAACGTTCATTGCTTCACAAAGTACGTGAAGATCACATTCTTCGCGGGAGGTTTACTAAAACCAAAACCTCCGGGAACTTCCAAATACGAAAAAATCCGCCACCTGAATATCCTAGAAACCGATAAGATCGATGAAAAACAACTGGCGGACTGGGTGAAGCAAGCTTCGAAGGTGGAAGGTTGGATTCCTTAA
- a CDS encoding AAA family ATPase, with amino-acid sequence MSSVTELTVRMENFRTFKNLQSIKIKPLTFLVGENSTGKSTALAAINLVLNRETFPLGAAFNKSPFELGSYSSIASKQGARLSSLFSLGFTVSTGAEDKVLMDAHFSSGNGQPVMSSMQMTNGKVKFSLSANEDTGMMVGVLTDLNTNKEYQFEDKDRLLSGAMSAGDSRAIVNLFSLNYYFVSQALKDKSEKLMSEFYELFTAVQFLKPSCLALAPVRSKPRRTYDVFDLDFQPEGDHVPYVLSSVLSEERKPTPQAKKLASLLEKFGAQSSLFDKISVKKLGKGKDSAFNILVKSKKSAAVNISDVGYGVSQSLPVVIEPTRSSAQVILIQQPEVHLHPKAQAALGDIYVDTILPGNKSLVIETHSDFLIDRVRSQVAKGRIEPEKVQILYFKKVGDVSEVHTINLDREGNTLNAPEDYRSFFIKEQIDLLGL; translated from the coding sequence ATGTCTAGTGTGACCGAACTAACTGTACGAATGGAGAATTTTCGTACCTTCAAAAATCTACAGTCGATAAAAATTAAACCGTTAACTTTTTTGGTGGGTGAAAATAGTACCGGAAAATCGACTGCGTTGGCGGCGATAAACTTAGTATTAAATAGGGAGACTTTCCCCTTAGGGGCAGCTTTTAATAAATCACCTTTTGAGCTTGGATCCTATTCCTCGATTGCGTCGAAACAGGGCGCAAGGCTTTCCAGTCTTTTCTCACTAGGTTTTACAGTTTCAACTGGTGCTGAAGATAAAGTTCTTATGGATGCGCACTTTTCTAGCGGAAATGGTCAGCCAGTAATGTCCTCAATGCAAATGACAAATGGTAAAGTGAAATTCTCGCTATCTGCCAATGAAGACACAGGCATGATGGTTGGAGTATTAACAGATCTAAACACAAATAAAGAGTATCAGTTCGAGGATAAGGATAGATTGTTATCTGGAGCAATGTCTGCGGGCGACAGTCGGGCGATTGTAAACCTTTTTTCATTAAACTATTACTTCGTGTCTCAAGCTCTTAAGGATAAATCAGAAAAACTAATGTCAGAGTTCTACGAGCTGTTTACTGCCGTTCAATTTCTGAAGCCATCATGTTTAGCATTAGCGCCAGTGCGATCGAAGCCTCGCCGCACTTACGATGTCTTTGACTTGGATTTTCAGCCTGAAGGTGATCACGTTCCTTATGTTTTATCAAGTGTTCTAAGTGAGGAGAGAAAACCCACCCCACAAGCAAAAAAGCTGGCCTCCTTGTTAGAAAAATTTGGAGCGCAGTCTTCTTTGTTCGATAAAATAAGCGTTAAAAAATTGGGAAAGGGAAAAGACTCTGCATTTAATATTTTGGTAAAATCGAAAAAATCCGCAGCTGTAAACATCAGCGATGTTGGGTATGGCGTAAGTCAGTCATTGCCAGTTGTCATTGAGCCAACCAGAAGTAGTGCACAAGTGATCCTGATCCAACAGCCAGAAGTGCACTTACATCCCAAAGCACAAGCGGCATTGGGTGATATTTATGTTGATACGATTCTCCCGGGAAATAAATCCTTAGTTATTGAAACACATAGCGATTTTTTGATTGATCGTGTCCGATCCCAGGTGGCCAAAGGACGTATAGAGCCCGAAAAAGTACAAATTTTATATTTTAAAAAAGTTGGTGATGTCTCCGAAGTCCATACTATTAACTTGGATAGAGAAGGAAATACCTTAAACGCGCCGGAAGACTACAGGTCCTTCTTTATTAAAGAACAAATTGATCTACTCGGACTTTGA
- a CDS encoding TIGR02147 family protein has translation MQNNHPEFNKGKEISTASVIAPVLSDYMNYRQFLADFYQFKRKSSKGSLRAYNYAVFSAAANIKSPNYLKMIIEGKRNLSDDMIGKFGKALSFMKDQTEEFRLLVHFTQATDPAERNMYLKKLSEHRVAGKLKSGEIDRKTWEKVPNWVAWIIYAMVDQEGVSFDTSALKALLRGKASEDEIEAALNTLLASGELRRDEVTGEHKKNRSLIESPEEIPVALVRKLQSQLMYLGLESLYQDQPTEREFGTLTLSLTKTEFEEIKFKLRQMRKALHKDNSIARMKQKGERVYQLNIQLFPVTNAVEGVEKTPVIKPALDIKTETAIIETPAPVMAAPSVEAAPVTAAPADKDSRANVSSLAATAASAADLFR, from the coding sequence ATGCAAAACAATCATCCTGAGTTTAACAAAGGCAAAGAAATTTCAACAGCTTCCGTGATTGCTCCGGTGCTATCTGATTACATGAACTATCGCCAGTTCTTGGCTGATTTCTATCAGTTTAAACGTAAGAGTTCTAAAGGCTCTTTGCGTGCTTATAACTACGCGGTTTTCTCTGCGGCGGCGAATATCAAATCTCCGAATTACTTAAAAATGATCATCGAAGGAAAAAGAAATCTTTCTGACGATATGATTGGCAAGTTCGGTAAAGCCTTGAGCTTCATGAAAGATCAAACGGAAGAGTTTCGTTTGCTTGTGCACTTCACTCAAGCAACAGATCCTGCTGAACGTAATATGTATCTTAAGAAGTTGAGCGAGCATCGTGTGGCTGGAAAATTAAAATCCGGCGAGATCGATCGTAAAACTTGGGAAAAAGTTCCGAACTGGGTTGCTTGGATCATCTATGCAATGGTGGATCAAGAGGGCGTAAGCTTTGATACATCGGCGTTGAAAGCTCTTCTTCGTGGCAAAGCTTCTGAAGATGAAATCGAAGCGGCTTTAAATACTTTGCTAGCTTCTGGCGAGCTTCGTCGTGACGAAGTGACGGGTGAGCATAAAAAGAACCGCAGTTTGATTGAATCTCCAGAAGAGATTCCAGTCGCTCTTGTCCGCAAGCTTCAATCTCAGCTTATGTACTTAGGTTTAGAGTCTTTGTATCAAGATCAACCGACAGAGCGTGAGTTCGGCACTTTGACTTTGTCTTTAACAAAGACAGAGTTTGAAGAGATCAAGTTCAAACTTCGTCAGATGAGAAAAGCTCTTCACAAAGACAACTCAATTGCTCGTATGAAGCAAAAGGGTGAGCGCGTGTATCAGTTGAACATTCAATTGTTCCCGGTCACAAACGCGGTGGAGGGTGTAGAGAAAACTCCAGTGATCAAGCCGGCTCTTGATATCAAAACCGAGACAGCGATCATTGAAACACCCGCTCCTGTGATGGCGGCTCCATCGGTTGAGGCGGCACCTGTAACGGCTGCTCCTGCTGACAAAGATTCACGTGCAAATGTGAGTTCATTGGCCGCAACGGCTGCTTCCGCAGCTGACCTTTTCCGTTAA
- a CDS encoding phosphatase PAP2 family protein, translating into MPVQQFGELVGDPQKLTRHIIKVILGSFILAILAMYLFDQNLSLYFANEQVRTALREPARELTDVALSEYWFVLALATWGFAAWIAPRISAFRKHSNKVDFFRRWGLNFFVSLIVCGIITHIIKFTVGRQRPHKTPDFDPFIFTPLTTHWHWHSFSSGHSQVIFTVATMMSVAFPKMRWFWIPAAVMICLTRVVVHDHFLSDTIFGACVGYVGTLLAMSLMRAKTANGLY; encoded by the coding sequence ATGCCTGTACAACAATTCGGCGAGCTCGTCGGCGACCCTCAAAAACTCACAAGACATATTATTAAAGTCATTCTTGGCTCATTCATTTTAGCTATTTTGGCGATGTACTTATTTGACCAAAATCTTTCTTTGTACTTCGCAAATGAACAAGTCAGAACAGCTTTAAGAGAGCCGGCTCGCGAGCTGACTGATGTTGCGCTTTCTGAATACTGGTTCGTATTAGCTTTAGCGACTTGGGGATTTGCGGCGTGGATTGCCCCTCGTATTTCTGCTTTTCGTAAGCACTCTAATAAAGTCGATTTCTTTCGCCGTTGGGGACTTAACTTTTTTGTTTCCCTGATCGTGTGCGGAATCATCACGCATATCATTAAGTTCACAGTGGGACGTCAGCGCCCGCATAAGACTCCGGATTTTGATCCATTTATCTTTACCCCGCTGACGACGCACTGGCACTGGCATTCGTTTTCTTCAGGCCACTCGCAAGTGATCTTCACCGTGGCAACAATGATGAGCGTGGCTTTTCCGAAGATGCGTTGGTTCTGGATTCCTGCGGCAGTGATGATTTGCCTGACTCGCGTTGTGGTTCACGATCACTTCTTAAGTGATACGATCTTTGGTGCTTGCGTCGGTTATGTGGGAACATTGCTTGCGATGTCTTTGATGCGCGCAAAAACAGCGAACGGTCTTTATTAG